The following proteins are co-located in the Aurantiacibacter atlanticus genome:
- a CDS encoding head-tail connector protein produces the protein MKRAIVAPTLLAGTALNELKQWLAITTTRDDAALIALLRAAIEACEGFTRQMSLQSTCEEMLPALRRWHRLSTNPVQAITSVHAIAPDGTRRMLDTGDYLFDITADGCGRVNLLVPVEEGRIALGFVAGLAVDWESLPVGLRHGIIRLAAHSYRMRNEGGSDGTPPAAVVALWQPWRRLRLV, from the coding sequence ATGAAGCGGGCAATCGTCGCGCCGACCTTACTGGCGGGAACTGCTCTGAATGAGCTCAAGCAATGGCTCGCCATCACCACTACACGGGACGATGCCGCGCTCATTGCCCTGTTGCGCGCTGCAATAGAAGCCTGCGAGGGCTTTACGCGGCAGATGTCCTTGCAATCGACATGCGAGGAAATGCTGCCTGCCCTGCGCCGATGGCACAGGCTGTCGACCAATCCAGTGCAGGCCATCACTTCGGTTCACGCCATCGCGCCTGATGGTACGCGCCGCATGCTCGATACCGGAGATTACCTGTTTGACATCACGGCGGATGGTTGTGGGCGAGTCAATCTTCTGGTGCCTGTCGAAGAAGGGCGGATTGCACTCGGTTTTGTCGCTGGTCTGGCAGTGGATTGGGAAAGCCTCCCGGTGGGCTTGCGCCACGGCATCATCCGGCTTGCCGCACATTCCTATCGCATGCGCAATGAGGGCGGTTCTGATGGCACACCGCCCGCAGCTGTGGTCGCACTCTGGCAGCCATGGCGCAGGCTGCGGCTCGTATGA
- a CDS encoding phage major capsid protein, producing the protein MDFQISTPNSAPIADEAMTESFDIVARQDKADTAIKGLRTDVDEVKARLDKVSRAAARPVIGNAEGNLAQSAEVKGFVDGYLRRGRESEIKSISGAVPQDGGFAVPREIDAMIASELKEISPIRQLAQVVQVGSAGYRKLVTTGGTASGWVGETALRPETATPEFAEVAPPSGELYANPAASQAMLDDAAFDLEAWLASEIAMEFARAEGAAFVGGNGIDQPLGFLSSPTSLAGDVVRPFGSIQYIGSGDAQGFSSTPESRLIDLVHTMKAGHRQGASWVMNSATLSEVRKLKTTDGAFLWQPGMVEGQPDRLLGYPVVEAEDMPDIAADSTPIAFGNFKAGYVIAERSATQVLRDPFTNKPFVHFYATKRVGGQVLDSSAIKLLKIEA; encoded by the coding sequence ATGGACTTTCAAATTTCCACTCCGAATTCCGCCCCGATTGCCGACGAAGCGATGACCGAAAGCTTCGACATCGTCGCCCGTCAGGACAAGGCCGACACCGCCATCAAGGGCCTGCGCACCGATGTCGATGAAGTGAAGGCACGGCTCGACAAGGTCAGCCGCGCTGCAGCGCGCCCGGTCATCGGCAATGCCGAGGGCAATCTGGCCCAGAGCGCCGAAGTGAAGGGTTTTGTCGACGGCTATCTGCGCCGTGGCCGCGAGAGCGAAATCAAGTCGATCTCTGGCGCGGTGCCGCAGGATGGCGGCTTTGCAGTGCCCCGTGAAATCGATGCGATGATCGCCAGCGAGCTGAAGGAAATTTCTCCGATCCGCCAGCTTGCACAGGTCGTGCAGGTTGGCAGCGCTGGCTATCGCAAACTTGTCACCACCGGCGGCACGGCATCGGGCTGGGTCGGCGAAACCGCGCTGCGTCCAGAGACCGCCACGCCGGAATTTGCCGAAGTAGCCCCGCCTTCGGGCGAGCTTTACGCCAATCCCGCAGCCAGTCAGGCCATGCTCGATGATGCGGCTTTCGACCTCGAAGCATGGCTGGCATCCGAAATCGCGATGGAATTTGCCCGCGCCGAAGGGGCAGCTTTTGTCGGCGGCAATGGTATCGACCAGCCGCTCGGCTTCCTCTCCTCGCCAACCTCGCTGGCGGGTGACGTGGTGCGGCCCTTTGGCTCGATCCAGTATATCGGATCAGGCGACGCACAGGGTTTTTCCTCCACTCCGGAAAGCCGCCTTATCGATCTGGTCCACACGATGAAGGCCGGACACCGTCAGGGCGCGAGCTGGGTGATGAATTCGGCCACCTTGTCCGAAGTGCGTAAATTGAAGACCACCGATGGCGCATTCCTGTGGCAGCCTGGCATGGTCGAAGGCCAGCCCGATCGCTTGCTCGGCTACCCCGTTGTCGAAGCCGAGGACATGCCCGATATCGCTGCGGATTCGACGCCTATCGCCTTCGGTAATTTCAAGGCAGGCTATGTCATCGCCGAACGCAGCGCCACGCAGGTGCTGCGCGATCCGTTCACCAACAAGCCCTTCGTGCATTTTTACGCGACGAAGCGCGTCGGTGGACAGGTTCTTGATAGTTCAGCCATCAAACTGCTGAAAATCGAAGCCTAA
- a CDS encoding HK97 family phage prohead protease, whose protein sequence is MTARSPALRIAGYAALFDIADSARDTILPGAFARTLAERRDPIPLYWQHRPEQRIGTVELAREDQRGLRIIARLDNPQSRAVTALLARTVNGLSFGYRARGFRHLSPDAGGGRVLEDIDLFEVSLVNHPLQHGARVHLVS, encoded by the coding sequence ATGACTGCGCGTTCACCGGCCTTGCGCATTGCGGGCTATGCCGCCCTGTTCGACATTGCCGATAGCGCGCGCGACACGATCCTGCCCGGCGCCTTCGCCCGGACGCTGGCAGAGCGGCGTGATCCCATCCCGCTCTATTGGCAGCATCGCCCCGAACAACGCATCGGCACAGTTGAACTGGCGCGCGAAGACCAGCGCGGTCTGCGCATCATCGCACGGCTGGACAATCCGCAAAGCCGCGCGGTGACGGCCCTGCTTGCCAGGACAGTGAACGGGTTGAGCTTTGGCTATCGCGCGCGAGGCTTTCGCCATTTGTCGCCCGACGCTGGCGGCGGCCGCGTGCTGGAAGACATCGACCTGTTTGAGGTCAGCCTCGTCAACCACCCACTCCAGCATGGCGCACGCGTGCATCTCGTTTCTTGA
- a CDS encoding DUF6127 family protein encodes MTREDMLAALMAQAKDGGADLVTLRAIVEESSEVGARRVLDRLGLADENAHDDLDELRDLLAAWRTAKASAWKAAIDWFVRVIGALLLIGIAVRLGVADVLR; translated from the coding sequence ATGACCCGTGAAGATATGCTCGCCGCGCTGATGGCGCAGGCGAAAGACGGCGGTGCTGATCTTGTGACACTGCGCGCCATTGTCGAAGAATCGAGTGAAGTTGGCGCGCGCCGCGTACTCGACCGGCTCGGATTGGCGGATGAAAACGCACATGACGATCTCGATGAATTGCGCGATCTGCTCGCCGCATGGCGCACAGCCAAGGCCAGCGCGTGGAAAGCGGCAATCGACTGGTTCGTACGCGTCATCGGCGCGCTGTTGCTGATCGGCATAGCGGTGCGCTTAGGCGTGGCGGACGTGCTGCGATGA
- a CDS encoding phage portal protein has product MSFIDTLRTAFKGGGAARVPLARSFQSPWGWTYETGGARPAFDYRKAVNHAFLDNPVAQRAVRIVAEGVGNAPVDSAAQDALALVRATSAGQSLLETLAAHLLLHGNGFVQIARDASGKPIELFALRPERVSVVPGPDGWPQSYRYKLGERTLELPVEDEDGWPSLIHLKAYHPADDHYGAGCLSAAEQAVAIHNAASAWNRALLENAARPSGALVYDGGADAAGLTSDQFDRLKAELAQAYQGGGNAGRPMLLEGGLKWQSLSLSPADMDFAELKAAAARDIALAFGVPPMLLGLPGDNTYANYREANRALWRLTLLPLAGKILSGLAEGLEPWFPDLALAVDLDKVPALSEDREKLWKQVSEADFLEAHEKRAMLGIREGGLQ; this is encoded by the coding sequence ATGTCTTTCATCGACACGCTGCGCACTGCCTTCAAGGGCGGTGGCGCTGCCCGTGTGCCCTTGGCACGCAGCTTCCAGTCGCCCTGGGGGTGGACTTACGAAACCGGCGGCGCGCGCCCTGCGTTCGATTATCGCAAGGCCGTCAACCACGCCTTTCTCGATAATCCGGTGGCGCAGCGCGCGGTGCGGATTGTGGCGGAAGGTGTGGGCAATGCGCCCGTGGATTCTGCTGCGCAAGATGCGCTGGCGCTGGTGCGGGCGACGAGTGCAGGCCAATCTCTGCTGGAGACGCTTGCTGCGCATTTGCTGCTGCATGGAAATGGCTTTGTCCAGATTGCCCGCGATGCTTCGGGAAAGCCGATCGAACTGTTCGCGCTGCGTCCGGAACGTGTCAGCGTTGTGCCCGGCCCCGATGGCTGGCCGCAGAGCTATCGTTACAAACTGGGCGAGCGCACGCTGGAATTGCCGGTGGAAGACGAGGATGGCTGGCCAAGCCTCATTCACCTCAAGGCGTATCATCCGGCGGACGACCATTATGGCGCTGGCTGCCTTTCTGCTGCTGAACAAGCGGTGGCCATCCATAATGCGGCCTCTGCATGGAACCGTGCGCTGCTTGAAAATGCGGCGCGTCCATCGGGCGCACTGGTTTATGATGGCGGCGCTGATGCTGCCGGCCTTACGAGCGACCAGTTCGATCGCCTGAAGGCCGAACTCGCACAGGCCTATCAGGGCGGCGGGAATGCAGGTCGGCCCATGCTGCTTGAAGGCGGTCTGAAGTGGCAGAGCCTTTCATTGTCGCCAGCCGACATGGATTTTGCCGAACTGAAAGCAGCTGCGGCCCGCGATATTGCGCTGGCCTTTGGCGTGCCGCCGATGCTGCTCGGGCTGCCAGGAGATAACACTTACGCCAATTATCGCGAGGCAAATCGCGCCTTGTGGCGGCTTACCCTGCTGCCATTGGCGGGCAAAATCCTGTCCGGCCTCGCCGAGGGTCTGGAGCCATGGTTCCCCGACCTCGCTCTGGCCGTAGACCTCGACAAGGTTCCGGCGCTTTCGGAAGACCGCGAGAAACTCTGGAAGCAGGTGAGCGAGGCCGATTTCCTCGAAGCCCACGAGAAGCGCGCCATGCTCGGCATTCGCGAAGGAGGCCTTCAATGA
- a CDS encoding DNA-packaging protein, translating to MKTSDHRQFIVGLEPPDCYALLAQLSEDERRKLEAHWPFWARPEQMPPRGEWRNWMVCAGRGFGKTRTGAEWVRNIAYSNPRSRIALVASSLTEARAVMVDGESGIMSVHGRGARPLFEASRRRLVWPNGAQATLYTAGEPESLRGPQHSHAWCDEIGKWDNSSDRAAQAWDNLQMGLRLGELPQALATTTPRAVPLVQRLFAEADKGDAVLTRGRTMDNAHNLPSRFVRSMHAQYGSSALGRQELDGELLTDIEGALWTRSLLERCRLPACLEDMVRIVVGVDPPASARGDECGIVVAGICADGNGHVLADASIGGASPERWASKVAAICAEWKADRVIAEANQGGDMVASVLRAADCQMPIRLVHASRGKSARAEPVAALYETGRVRHVGQFASLEDQLCGIMTGGSYEGPGNSPDRADAMVWAMTELMLSQRSKPAVRRI from the coding sequence ATGAAGACGAGCGATCACCGTCAATTTATTGTCGGCCTGGAACCCCCCGATTGCTACGCTCTTCTCGCCCAACTATCCGAAGATGAACGCCGTAAGCTGGAGGCACATTGGCCCTTCTGGGCACGCCCCGAACAAATGCCCCCGCGGGGTGAATGGCGTAACTGGATGGTCTGCGCCGGACGCGGCTTCGGCAAGACCCGCACGGGCGCTGAATGGGTGCGCAATATTGCATATAGCAATCCACGTTCACGTATCGCGCTTGTCGCCAGTTCGCTGACCGAAGCGCGCGCCGTGATGGTCGATGGCGAAAGCGGCATCATGTCGGTGCATGGCCGCGGCGCGCGGCCGCTGTTCGAAGCTTCGCGCCGAAGGCTGGTCTGGCCCAATGGCGCGCAGGCAACGCTATATACGGCAGGTGAACCGGAAAGCTTGCGCGGTCCGCAACATTCGCATGCCTGGTGCGATGAAATCGGCAAATGGGATAATTCTTCGGACCGGGCGGCACAGGCATGGGACAATTTGCAGATGGGCCTGCGCCTCGGCGAACTGCCGCAGGCTCTTGCCACCACGACGCCGCGCGCCGTGCCGCTGGTGCAGCGCCTGTTCGCAGAAGCCGACAAGGGCGATGCAGTGCTGACACGCGGGCGCACGATGGACAATGCGCACAATCTTCCGTCACGCTTTGTGCGCTCGATGCATGCGCAATATGGCTCCAGCGCGCTGGGGCGGCAGGAACTCGATGGCGAATTGCTGACCGATATCGAAGGTGCCTTGTGGACCCGGTCATTGCTTGAACGATGCCGCTTGCCCGCCTGCCTCGAAGACATGGTGCGCATCGTGGTAGGGGTCGATCCCCCAGCTTCGGCGCGCGGCGACGAATGCGGTATCGTGGTGGCCGGCATCTGCGCCGATGGCAACGGCCATGTCCTGGCCGATGCTTCCATCGGCGGGGCCAGTCCGGAACGCTGGGCAAGCAAGGTCGCCGCCATATGTGCGGAATGGAAGGCGGACCGCGTGATCGCGGAGGCCAATCAGGGCGGCGACATGGTGGCGAGCGTGCTGCGCGCCGCCGACTGCCAGATGCCGATCAGGCTGGTCCACGCCAGCCGCGGCAAATCAGCCCGCGCAGAGCCGGTTGCCGCGCTCTACGAAACGGGCCGCGTCCGCCATGTCGGCCAGTTCGCCAGTCTGGAAGACCAGCTGTGCGGAATAATGACAGGCGGCTCTTACGAAGGGCCGGGCAATAGCCCTGACCGGGCCGACGCGATGGTCTGGGCCATGACCGAATTGATGCTCTCCCAAAGGAGCAAGCCGGCCGTTCGCCGGATTTGA
- a CDS encoding YqaA family protein yields MGLLRGLYDWTMAKASHPKAEWWLALFAFVESSFFPIPPHPLLGLMCLAEPTKAIRFALICTVASVVGGLFGYLIGYFLYEAVGVWLIGALGLTESFPIAACYIREQGAAAVFLAAGTPIPFKLMTITAGFIEMNLVTFTIAAIAGRALIFMVVGVLFRVFGAPIKRIIDEYLGTVTTIFVVLVVAGFVAITQLRGDGDGAADPTDPCASVTSLEQL; encoded by the coding sequence ATGGGCTTGCTACGCGGCCTTTATGACTGGACGATGGCCAAGGCCTCGCATCCCAAGGCGGAGTGGTGGCTGGCGCTTTTCGCCTTTGTCGAATCCAGTTTCTTCCCAATACCCCCGCACCCGCTGCTTGGCCTGATGTGCCTGGCCGAACCGACCAAGGCGATCCGCTTTGCCCTGATCTGCACTGTCGCATCCGTGGTGGGCGGATTGTTCGGCTACCTTATCGGCTATTTTCTTTATGAAGCTGTTGGCGTCTGGCTGATCGGTGCGCTGGGCCTGACCGAGAGCTTCCCGATTGCCGCCTGCTACATTCGAGAACAGGGAGCTGCTGCAGTATTCCTTGCCGCAGGAACGCCGATCCCCTTCAAGCTGATGACGATAACCGCGGGCTTCATCGAGATGAACCTCGTCACTTTCACCATTGCTGCAATTGCGGGAAGGGCGCTCATTTTCATGGTGGTGGGCGTATTGTTCCGCGTGTTCGGTGCGCCGATCAAGCGGATTATCGACGAATATCTCGGCACGGTCACAACGATTTTCGTCGTGCTGGTGGTGGCAGGCTTTGTAGCGATTACGCAATTGCGCGGGGATGGCGATGGGGCAGCGGACCCCACTGATCCCTGCGCCAGTGTGACTTCACTCGAGCAGCTTTAG
- the spt gene encoding serine palmitoyltransferase: MTGAGASTGQLAGETDVAAGEATDLFTKFDSTIAMRTNLLASGVDDPFSLVMEQVLSPTRAICNGRETILLGTYNYMGMTFDPDVIAAGTQALADFGSGTTGSRVLNGTYQGHKECEDALREFYDMEHAMVFSTGYQANLGIISTVAGKGDYVVLDIDSHASIWDGCAMGNAEIVPFKHNDIEAMEKRLKRIPEGAGKLVVLEGVYSMLGDIAPLKEMVKVAKDNGAMVLVDEAHSMGFIGEHGRGVVEDAGVLDDVDFIIGTFSKSVGTVGGFCVSNHPKFEILRLVCRPYVFTASLPPSVVATAATSIRKLMTATEKRAHLWKNSGRLHGGLKSLGFELGTDEPQSAIVAVLMPDLERGAAMWSALLQEGLYVNLARPPATPANMTLLRCSLCAEHSDEEVGEILDMFERAGKAVGII, encoded by the coding sequence ATGACCGGAGCAGGCGCGTCTACAGGACAATTGGCTGGGGAAACCGATGTTGCGGCTGGTGAAGCTACTGACCTGTTCACCAAGTTCGATTCTACAATCGCCATGCGCACCAACTTGCTGGCGAGCGGCGTGGACGACCCGTTTTCGCTGGTGATGGAGCAGGTGCTTTCGCCCACGCGGGCGATATGCAACGGGCGTGAGACCATATTGCTCGGCACCTATAATTATATGGGCATGACCTTCGATCCCGATGTGATAGCAGCTGGAACACAGGCATTGGCGGATTTCGGATCCGGCACCACGGGCAGCCGCGTTCTCAACGGCACCTATCAGGGCCACAAGGAATGCGAGGATGCGCTGCGCGAGTTCTATGACATGGAACACGCCATGGTCTTTTCGACCGGCTATCAAGCCAATCTGGGGATCATCTCAACCGTCGCTGGCAAAGGCGATTACGTCGTGCTCGATATCGATAGCCATGCCAGCATTTGGGATGGCTGCGCGATGGGCAATGCCGAGATCGTGCCATTCAAGCATAATGACATAGAAGCCATGGAAAAGCGCCTGAAGCGCATTCCCGAAGGCGCGGGAAAGCTGGTGGTGCTTGAAGGCGTCTATTCGATGCTGGGCGATATCGCTCCGCTGAAGGAAATGGTGAAGGTCGCCAAGGACAATGGCGCAATGGTGCTGGTGGACGAAGCGCATTCCATGGGCTTCATCGGTGAACACGGTCGCGGTGTTGTGGAAGATGCTGGCGTATTGGATGATGTCGATTTCATCATCGGCACCTTTTCGAAAAGCGTTGGCACGGTTGGTGGTTTCTGCGTGTCGAACCATCCCAAGTTCGAGATATTACGCCTAGTTTGCCGCCCCTATGTCTTTACCGCAAGTCTGCCGCCTTCGGTGGTCGCAACGGCGGCAACATCAATCCGCAAACTGATGACCGCGACGGAAAAGCGCGCGCATCTCTGGAAGAATTCAGGACGACTGCATGGCGGTCTGAAGAGCCTCGGCTTTGAACTTGGTACCGATGAGCCGCAAAGTGCCATCGTGGCCGTCCTGATGCCCGATCTGGAACGTGGTGCCGCCATGTGGAGCGCGCTGCTGCAGGAAGGGCTCTACGTCAATCTGGCAAGGCCGCCAGCAACGCCTGCCAATATGACATTGCTACGCTGCTCGCTATGCGCAGAGCACAGCGATGAAGAAGTGGGCGAGATTCTCGACATGTTCGAACGGGCTGGCAAGGCAGTCGGAATTATCTAG
- a CDS encoding acyl carrier protein, translated as MDRAAVDTRIRAILEPFNKKGVEISDATTFAGDLEFDSLTVMDFVAAIEDEFDIIISMNQQAEIETYGHLVDAVAKMLGE; from the coding sequence ATGGATCGTGCCGCAGTCGACACCCGCATCCGCGCTATTTTGGAGCCCTTTAACAAGAAGGGTGTAGAGATCAGTGATGCGACCACATTTGCCGGCGATCTTGAATTCGATAGCCTCACGGTCATGGATTTCGTAGCCGCGATCGAGGATGAGTTCGATATCATCATTTCCATGAACCAGCAGGCCGAAATTGAAACCTATGGCCATCTGGTCGATGCTGTCGCCAAGATGCTCGGGGAGTAA
- a CDS encoding response regulator: MTKRILVVEDNDLNRKLFCDVLQASGFSVEPVADGKLAIEAARAFYPNLVVMDIQLQDVSGLDLIAMLKCDNDLAKVPVLAVTAYAGKGDEERIRESGAEGYLSKPVSIGPFMAAVRGLMDSDQQQLSA; encoded by the coding sequence ATGACGAAGAGAATCCTCGTTGTCGAGGACAACGATCTCAACCGGAAACTTTTCTGCGATGTCTTGCAGGCGAGCGGATTTTCCGTTGAACCCGTGGCCGATGGCAAGCTCGCCATTGAGGCCGCGCGGGCCTTTTATCCGAATCTTGTGGTCATGGACATCCAGCTTCAGGATGTTTCGGGCTTGGACCTGATTGCCATGCTCAAATGCGATAATGACCTCGCCAAAGTGCCCGTGCTGGCAGTAACGGCCTATGCCGGTAAGGGCGATGAAGAACGTATCCGCGAATCCGGCGCTGAAGGGTATCTGTCCAAGCCGGTAAGCATTGGGCCATTCATGGCTGCCGTGCGCGGCCTGATGGACAGCGATCAGCAACAGCTGTCTGCCTGA
- a CDS encoding DUF3572 domain-containing protein, whose translation MYNDNSTLALIALGWVLAEPDRAHRFLDLTGLTPESLREAADDPATHRAVFDFLAAHEPDLIAAAAMLNVEPESLIRAQQELQA comes from the coding sequence TTGTATAATGATAATTCCACTCTCGCTCTCATCGCGCTGGGCTGGGTGCTGGCTGAGCCGGATCGGGCACACCGCTTCCTTGATCTCACCGGCCTGACGCCAGAGAGCCTGCGTGAAGCAGCTGACGATCCGGCAACGCACCGCGCTGTATTCGATTTTCTGGCCGCGCATGAACCCGATCTCATCGCCGCAGCGGCAATGCTGAATGTGGAACCCGAGAGCCTGATCAGGGCGCAACAGGAGTTACAGGCATGA